The genomic region TTCTTTGATTTTTCCATCAAGAATTGCTCTCATTGCCTCTTCTTCAGAATCAAAACAACGAGCAGTGCCTTCAAATTTAAGCATCTTTGGAGAAACAGCAGTTTGCTTAATCACCGCACCATCAGGTGCAAGATTTCCTTTAAGAATCGCAACTCCTCCTTCTTTATGATAGGCTTTTTTAATTGGACGAATTACTTCCTCATCATAAATCTGAGCTTTCTCTGCAATCTCTTTTATGTTAGAACCTGAAACCGTAGGATTTGGAAAGATTTTATCTTTAAGTCTCTGAAGAACAGCGGGAATCCCTCCAGCTCTGTAAAGGTCTTCCATGTAATGCTCCCCTGAAGGAATTATATTTACAATGTGTGGAGTTTTTCTACTTATCTCATCAAAGACTTCAAGAGGAAGTTCAACTCCTGCTTCATTAGCAATGGCTTTTATATGTAATACTGTATTTGTAGAACCTCCAAGTGCCATATCAACTGTGATGGCATTGTAAAATGCCTCTTTTGTGAGTATTTTTCTTGCGTTAACCTTCTTTCTAACAAGCTCTACAATTTTTACACCTGTTTCAAAGGCAAGTCTTCGCTTTTCAGACATGACAGCAGGAGTTGCTGCAACTCCCGGGAGACTCATTCCAAGTGCCTCTGTCACACAAGCCATAGTATTTGCTGTATACATTCCCTGACAGGAACCTGCAGTGGGACATGCACAGAGTTCTAAAGCTTGAAGGTCTTCCTCTGTTAAAATTCCTTTTTTAAACTTTCCAACAGCTTCAAAGGTATCAGAGGTAAGATTTCTCCTCTGACCTTTGTAATATCCTGCAAGCATTGGTCCTGCTGTAAGCAGTATTGCTGGAATATCAAGCCTTGCAGCTGCCATAAGCATTCCCGGTGTAATTTTATCACAGTTTGTAAGAAGCACTATTCCATCAAACTGATGCGCTTCAACTATGCATTCAATTATGTCTGCGATTAACTCTCTGGACGGTAAAGAATACTTCATTCCTTTATGTCCCATTGCTATTCCATCACATATACCAGGAATGCCAAAGAAAAATGGATAGCCCCCTGCAGTATGAATACCTTTTTCTATAAATCTTTCCAATTCATTCATTGATATATGTCCGGGTATTATGTCGGTAAAGCTTGTTGCAACGCCAATAAATGGTTTATTCATCTCAGACTTTGGAATCCCGGTTGCATAAAGAAGCGCTCTGTGAGGAGTTCTTTCAAGACCTTTTTTAATGCTGTCACTTCTCACTGAGTTGCCTCCTTTGCTACTCTGGCTTTGTATTGCCTTATCATCTCAGCCATTTTATCTTTCTTGTAAAGTTTTTCCTTCTGCATCCTTTTTTTCTCAACCTCTTCTTCAGGAGTTAAATAAGGTTTTTTGTTCATCTCATCAAGAATGCTATCAAGGTGTCTGTGTTCCTCATAGAGTTTGCGAAACTCTTCGTTTTCTCTTTTGAGAACTTCAATGATCTCTTCTTCTCTCATGGAACACCTCCTAAGGAATGTTTTTTTAAATTTTACAACAAATAATAAAAAATATGTTATAATTTTTTTCATTTTTTAAAATCTTGGAGGTGGATATGAAGCAGCTTTTGAGGTTTTTATTATGTTTTGCTTTTCTCCTTAATTTCTTTTCTCTGTCTTTTGCCATTGAAAATGAGCCTGGTGCATCTGTGAGATTAAGACAGGAAATCTGGGACAATGTTGTTGACCTTGGAACAACACCTGCAGCACAGCCTGATAGAAACTTTTTTAGGCTAAGAATTCAGCTCTGGGATAAGGTTAATTTTAATGAAAATCTGAGTGGATACATAAGAATTGCAACAGAGCCAAAATACTACTCAGGTCCTTACAGACTAACCCTTGACAATCAAACAAACAGAAAAAGATTTGATCAGGATGAGGTTGTAGTTGACAATCTCTACATTGACATTAAAAAACCCTTTGACTTACCTTTAAGCTTCCGCATAGGCAGACAGGATTTCTTAGGACCTGATATGTATGGAGAAGGATTTTTAATTCTTGACGGAACTCCAGGGGATGGTTCAAGAACATTTTACTTTAATGCAATCAAAGCAAAAATAGAAATTGACCAGGGACATTCAGTGGATTTAGTTTATGTATCAGACCCCAAAACAGATCAATATCTTCCGAGCCTGCATCCTGCTTACTATGACAGAGCTTCTGGTGGTGCATATATTGATCACAAAAAAAGACTTAATGGTTCAAATGAACAGGGATTCTGGATTTATGGTAGACACAAAATAGTTGATTGGCTAAATATAGAGCCATACTATGTTTACAAAAAAGAAGACTCCTATGATGTTATAAAAGAAAGTCATATCAATACCTTTGGAATGAGAGCAGTTTTTAAAATAAGTGATTTCTCATTAAGAGGTGAGCTTGCAAAGCAGTATGGAAAATATCAGGATGGAACAAAAAGAAGTGGTCTTGGTGGATATGCCTTTGCAGGATATGAGTTTAAAAACTGTCCAGTAAAACCATATTTAGAAGCTGGATATGTTTATCTGTCTGGAGACAAAAAAGATACTTCAAAAGATGAAGGCTTTGATCCTTTGTTTTCAAGAGCTCCCCAGTGGAATGAGCTTTTAATTTACACTTTAATCCCTGAAACAGCAACTAAAGGCGGACCAATTCCCGGTTACTGGACAAATATAAAAGCCCTGGTCACAAAACTTAAATTAAATCCCATAAAGGACCTTGCAATAACCCTTTCTTATCAACATTTCTGGGCAGATGAAAAAACAAATATAACCTCTGGCACTTACAAGAACATGTTTTCCAATGATGGTAAAAATAGAGGTGATCTCTGGGCGATTATTGGAAACTACAAATTTAACAAAAATCTTGATGGAATGCTTCAGATTGAGTATTTTGAGCCTGGAGACTTTTACAAAAATGCAAGAAATGCCACATTCATAAGGTGGCAACTTCAGTATAAACTATAGTTAGAAGGAGAAATGAGGATGAGAGTAATAAAATTCAAAATATTTTCAATGCTTCTCATCCTCATTTTCTTTTCACACTCCTATGCATGGGACTGCAAAACCCATGCATACATTGCTAAAAAAGCGGGGATAAAAATTCCAGAAGCTGCATGTATGCCTGATATAATCCGTGATGAAAACTATGAACTCCTTGCTCCTATGCATTATCATAACGCTGCTCCTGACACAGTGGTTACACCAGAATACATTGATAAATACTCTGTCAAAGAAGTGATAGTGAATGCCGATGGAAGAGCTGTTAAAATTTTACTACCCCATCAGTCAGGAGTGCTTTACTGGAAAATTGTGAATCTTTACGAAAAGATGAAATCTCTTGATAAAACCAAGCCTGACAATCTCCTTGCCTACGAATACTATCTTGTTACAACTGCCCATTACATAGGAGACCTCTCTCAACCTTTGCATAACTTTCCTTACGGAGAATCTGTTGCAAGCGATGGAAAAATATATATTGACGAAGGAAACTTTAACAGGGAATTTCACATAAAGTTTGACGAAGCCTTTGATTCATACATAGGAAAACCTGAAACAGAAGAAAAGATCAATAAGGCATTAAAGACAATAAATATCACAAATACTGAGGATTTAAAAAATGAAATCTCAAGAATTGCAAACTCGGCGATAAAAATTGCCAATCATTGTTATAAAGAAGACAAAAGAATGCCAAAAGAGGAAGAACTAATTGAGCAGATTTCGTGGTCAATCTCTCTTTTAAAGGCTTTAATTAAATCAACCTATTAATATCTCCATGGCAGAGGACAAAATCGTATTTCAACGGGTCTGATGGATTGATTTTTCTTAATTTTTCTGTAATTTCCAGAGCAGTTTTCATACTCTGAGAGCTTTTTTTAGTTAATCCTATTCTTTTTGAAACTCTCAATACATGAACATCAAGAGGAATAATTAGTTCTGAAGGTTTTATGGTTTTCCACAATCCAAAATCAATGTCATGGTTTCTAATCATCCATCGGAGAAAAAGATTGATTCTTTTACAGGGACTGCCTTTGAGAGGATCTGGTAAAAGATGAATTAAACCCTTAGTTTTAGTATTTTTTCCATAAACAGAAGTTAAATTAACTTTGAATGCCCATTGAACAAAATTTGAAATTTTTAGAATGGTGTTTTCTCCATGAAAATAGTATTCCAAAGAGTTTGACGGAGACTGCTGGATTAACTTTTGAATAATAAAT from Thermodesulfovibrio sp. 3907-1M harbors:
- the ilvD gene encoding dihydroxy-acid dehydratase, encoding MRSDSIKKGLERTPHRALLYATGIPKSEMNKPFIGVATSFTDIIPGHISMNELERFIEKGIHTAGGYPFFFGIPGICDGIAMGHKGMKYSLPSRELIADIIECIVEAHQFDGIVLLTNCDKITPGMLMAAARLDIPAILLTAGPMLAGYYKGQRRNLTSDTFEAVGKFKKGILTEEDLQALELCACPTAGSCQGMYTANTMACVTEALGMSLPGVAATPAVMSEKRRLAFETGVKIVELVRKKVNARKILTKEAFYNAITVDMALGGSTNTVLHIKAIANEAGVELPLEVFDEISRKTPHIVNIIPSGEHYMEDLYRAGGIPAVLQRLKDKIFPNPTVSGSNIKEIAEKAQIYDEEVIRPIKKAYHKEGGVAILKGNLAPDGAVIKQTAVSPKMLKFEGTARCFDSEEEAMRAILDGKIKEGDVIVIRYEGPSGGPGMREMLSPTSAITGMGLNESVALITDGRFSGGTRGPCIGHVSPEAAQGGPIALVRDGDRILIDIPKRKLEVKVSERELKKRLKEWKPPKPKIQKGYLSRYARMVSSADKGAIMG
- a CDS encoding DUF465 domain-containing protein produces the protein MREEEIIEVLKRENEEFRKLYEEHRHLDSILDEMNKKPYLTPEEEVEKKRMQKEKLYKKDKMAEMIRQYKARVAKEATQ
- a CDS encoding alginate export family protein gives rise to the protein MKQLLRFLLCFAFLLNFFSLSFAIENEPGASVRLRQEIWDNVVDLGTTPAAQPDRNFFRLRIQLWDKVNFNENLSGYIRIATEPKYYSGPYRLTLDNQTNRKRFDQDEVVVDNLYIDIKKPFDLPLSFRIGRQDFLGPDMYGEGFLILDGTPGDGSRTFYFNAIKAKIEIDQGHSVDLVYVSDPKTDQYLPSLHPAYYDRASGGAYIDHKKRLNGSNEQGFWIYGRHKIVDWLNIEPYYVYKKEDSYDVIKESHINTFGMRAVFKISDFSLRGELAKQYGKYQDGTKRSGLGGYAFAGYEFKNCPVKPYLEAGYVYLSGDKKDTSKDEGFDPLFSRAPQWNELLIYTLIPETATKGGPIPGYWTNIKALVTKLKLNPIKDLAITLSYQHFWADEKTNITSGTYKNMFSNDGKNRGDLWAIIGNYKFNKNLDGMLQIEYFEPGDFYKNARNATFIRWQLQYKL
- a CDS encoding S1/P1 nuclease, which gives rise to MRVIKFKIFSMLLILIFFSHSYAWDCKTHAYIAKKAGIKIPEAACMPDIIRDENYELLAPMHYHNAAPDTVVTPEYIDKYSVKEVIVNADGRAVKILLPHQSGVLYWKIVNLYEKMKSLDKTKPDNLLAYEYYLVTTAHYIGDLSQPLHNFPYGESVASDGKIYIDEGNFNREFHIKFDEAFDSYIGKPETEEKINKALKTINITNTEDLKNEISRIANSAIKIANHCYKEDKRMPKEEELIEQISWSISLLKALIKSTY
- a CDS encoding TIGR02757 family protein — translated: MDKIRDTLERLYHTFNFETAIQKDPIRFPKRYREPLDIETAGIISSSFAYGSIKCFCSFLEGLFNIMGSHPSEFILNFKPSYLLKKLSIKYRFSNVDDIVAYLFIIQKLIQQSPSNSLEYYFHGENTILKISNFVQWAFKVNLTSVYGKNTKTKGLIHLLPDPLKGSPCKRINLFLRWMIRNHDIDFGLWKTIKPSELIIPLDVHVLRVSKRIGLTKKSSQSMKTALEITEKLRKINPSDPLKYDFVLCHGDINRLI